Proteins encoded in a region of the Diabrotica virgifera virgifera chromosome 4, PGI_DIABVI_V3a genome:
- the LOC126883712 gene encoding neurofilament medium polypeptide-like has protein sequence MNKTNSKKPKGKNNDDQRQKDNDDALISKIENREEQSQDGTIDEDELRKFERELLQRHDQQPKLNRSGAIKHSTLVGEEINTREEEEKEEEEKEEEDPSVKILEAKAFTESHDEKTEEERGGTWEDIEESVLTAFLFDEEDRREMQQMKKRKGDSLEINEKFKKEKLEESKKYPEETDREKVQRKMKQILDILNTEGPIEDERIRMKKLIGEINSMQNRKISPNQTTQGEEKNIRCEQCKIKIEQERQRKETEKIIGIVNKGGDIDTFSQIHEKKWEDKVFEKTKWEHGGLQETIEKKECIIITKNEIKDGGVEGVIRTLREEVAEIIEECKVGDIEYIENVKKSSMANQRRQWYTYVTKVGEQGMYEMAVKAINIIKKREKPPETVRVIVNNEINKEDVRKALEFVGRKENIVWEIVIRGKEMDKGERHEQEEALLIKTGGKSYTDVLKEMNQKIDIGKIGLKVNRLKKTEGGDILVKLKGKGAAEKLKKEMDSKITGMSMAVRKKENYFSITAIDPGFTEEQLISAITTYTGIPEDEIDVKTLRINRHGEQVATIAVRPSKAEELRRYRTIVIGWVICPIMERHTPVRCYKCLHYGHSTYECTGESRVACCYNCFKNGHTAVQCSSTAYCLTCKEEGHRMDRMTCPAYRAWVYGRGGEREHIKH, from the coding sequence ATGAATAAAACCAACTCAAAAAAACCTAAAGGAAAAAATAACGACGACCAAAGGCAAAAGGACAATGACGACGCATTAATTAGTAAAATTGAGAATAGGGAAGAACAGTCGCAAGACGGCACAATAGATGAAGATGAGCTGAGAAAGTTTGAAAGGGAATTGCTACAACGGCACGATCAACAGCCTAAACTAAACAGGTCGGGTGCCATAAAGCACTCGACACTTGTAGGGGAAGAAATTAATacaagagaagaagaagaaaaagaggaggAAGAGAAAGAAGAGGAAGATCCCTCGGTGAAAATCCTGGAAGCGAAAGCCTTCACAGAAAGTCACGATGAAAAAACGGAAGAAGAAAGGGGAGGAACTTGGGAAGATATAGAGGAGAGTGTTTTAACAGCCTTCTTGTTCGACGAAGAGGACAGAAGAGAAATGCAGcaaatgaaaaaaagaaaaggGGACAGCCTTGagataaatgaaaaattcaaaaaagaaaaacTTGAAGAAAGCAAAAAATATCCAGAAGAAACCGACAGGGAAAAGGTCCAACGGAAAATGAAacaaatactcgatatacttaataCAGAAGGCCCAATAGAGGACGAAAGAATAAGAATGAAAAAACTCATAGGGGAAATTAACTCTATGCAAAACAGAAAAATTAGCCCAAATCAAACAACACAAGGGGAGGAGAAAAATATAAGATGCGAACAATGTAAAATTAAGATCGAGCAAGAGAGACAAagaaaagaaacagaaaaaataataggAATTGTAAACAAGGGAGGAGACATAGACACCTTTAGTCAAATCCACGAGAAGAAATGGGAGGACAAGGTGTTTGAAAAAACGAAGTGGGAACATGGGGGACTGCAAGAgacaattgaaaaaaaagaatgcataataataactaaaaacGAAATAAAAGACGGAGGGGTAGAGGGCGTCATAAGAACGCTCAGGGAAGAAGTAGCAGAAATCATTGAGGAATGCAAAGTGGGCGACATAGAGTACatagaaaatgtaaagaaaagcTCTATGGCCAACCAAAGGAGGCAGTGGTACACATATGTAACCAAAGTGGGTGAACAGGGAATGTATGAAATGGCTGTAAAGgccataaatataataaaaaaaagggAGAAGCCCCCGGAAACCGTTAGAGTCATCGTTAACAACGAGATAAATAAGGAAGATGTGCGAAAAGCTCTCGAATTTGTGGggagaaaagaaaatatagtaTGGGAAATAGTTATCAGAGGGAAGGAGATGGATAAAGGGGAGAGGCATGAGCAGGAAGAAGCGCTCCTAATCAAAACGGGGGGGAAATCATACACTGATGTATTAAAAGAGATGAATCAGAAAATTGATATAGGGAAGATTGGCTTAAAAGTAAATAGGCTAAAAAAAACAGAAGGGGGAGACATCCTCGTAAAACTAAAGGGGAAGGGAGCAGCGGAGAAACTGAAGAAGGAGATGGACAGTAAAATAACGGGAATGAGCATGGCTGTTCGGaagaaagaaaattatttttccatcacGGCAATAGACCCTGGGTTTACAGAAGAACAGCTAATAAGCGCGATAACAACATATACCGGTATCCCCGAGGACGAAATAGATGTCAAAACGCTACGTATAAATAGGCATGGGGAACAGGTGGCGACCATAGCCGTACGCCCCTCAAAAGCAGAAGAGCTACGGAGGTATAGAACGATAGTAATAGGTTGGGTTATATGCCCCATAATGGAACGCCATACGCCAGTAAGGTGTTATAAGTGCCTCCATTATGGTCACAGCACCTATGAGTGCACAGGGGAGAGCAGGGTAGCATGCTGCTACAACTGCTTTAAAAACGGGCATACAGCGGTGCAGTGTAGCAGCACTGCGTACTGCTTAACTTGTAAGGAAGAGGGTCATAGAATGGACCGCATGACATGCCCAGCCTATAGGGCGTGGGTGTACGGCAGGGGAGGGGAAAGGGAACACATAAAACATTAA